The window NNNNNNNNNNNNNNNNNNNNNNNNNNNNNNNNNNNNNNNNNNNNNNNNNNNNNNNNNNNNNNNNNNNNNNNNNNNNNNNNNNNNNNNNNNNNNNNNNNNNNNNNNNNNNNNNNNNNNNNNNNNNNNNNNNNNNNNNNNNNNNNNNNNNNNNNNNNNNNNNNNNNNNNNNNNNNNNNNNNNNNNNNNNNNNNNNNNNNNNNNNNNNNNNNNNNNNNNNNNNNNNNNNNNNNNNNNNNNNNNNNNNNNNNNNNNNNNNNNNNNNNNNNNNNNNNNNNNNNNNNNNNNNNNNNNNNNNNNNNNNNNNNNNNNNNNNNNNNNNNNNNNNNNNNNNNNNNNNNNNNNNNNNNNNNNNNNNNNNNNNNNNNNNNNNNNNNNNNNNNNNNNNNNNNNNNNNNNNNNNNNNNNNNNNNNNNNNNNNNNNNNNNNNNNNNNNNNNNNNNNNNNNNNNNNNNNNNNNNNNNNNNNNNNNNNNNNNNNNNNNNNNNNNNNNNNNNNNNNNNNNNNNNNNNNNNNNNNNNNNNNNNNNNNNNNNNNNNNNNNNNNNNNNNNNNNNNNNNNNNNNNNNNNNNNNNNNNNNNNNNNNNNNNNNNNNNNNNNNNNNNNNNNNNNNNNNNNNNNNNNNNNNNNNNNNNNNNNNNNNNNNNNNNNNNNNNNNNNNNNNNNNNNNNNNNNNNNNNNNNNNNNNNNNNNNNNNNNNNNNNNNNNNNNNNNNNNNNNNNNNNNNNNNNNNNNNNNNNNNNNNNNNNNNNNNNNNNNNNNNNNNNNNNNNNNNNNNNNNNNNNNNNNNNNNNNNNNNNNNNNNNNNNNNNNNNNNNNNNNNNNNNNNNNNNNNNNNNNNNNNNNNNNNNNNNNNNNNNNNNNNNNNNNNNNNNNNNNNNNNNNNNNNNNNNNNNNNNNNNNNNNNNNNNNNNNNNNNNNNNNNNNNNNNNNNNNNNNNNNNNNNNNNNNNNNNNNNNNNNNNNNNNNNNNNNNNNNNNNNNNNNNNNNNNNNNNNNNNNNNNNNNNNNNNNNNNNNNNNNNNNNNNNNNNNNNNNNNNNNNNNNNNNNNNNNNNNNNNNNNNNNNNNNNNNNNNNNNNNNNNNNNNNNNNNNNNNNNNNNNNNNNNNNNNNNNNNNNNNNNNNNNNNNNNNNNNNNNNNNNNNNNNNNNNNNNNNNNNNNNNNNNNNNNNNNNNNNNNNNNNNNNNNNNNNNNNNNNNNNNNNNNNNNNNNNNNNNNNNNNNNNNNNNNNNNNNNNNNNNNNNNNNNNNNNNNNNNNNNNNNNNNNNNNNNNNNNNNNNNNNNNNNNNNNNNNNNNNNNNNNNNNNNNNNNNNNNNNNNNNNNNNNNNNNNNNNNNNNNNNNNNNNNNNNNNNNNNNNNNNNNNNNNNNNNNNNNNNNNNNNNNNNNNNNNNNNNNNNNNNNNNNNNNNNNNNNNNNNNNNNNNNNNNNNNNNNNNNNNNNNNNNNNNNNNNNNNNNNNNNNNNNNNNNNNNNNNNNNNNNNNNNNNNNNNNNNNNNNNNNNNNNNNNNNNNNNNNNNNNNNNNNNNNNNNNNNNNNNNNNNNNNNNNNNNNNNNNNNNNNNNNNNNNNNNNNNNNNNNNNNNNNNNNNNNNNNNNNNNNNNNNNNNNNNNNNNNNNNNNNNNNNNNNNNNNNNNNNNNNNNNNNNNNNNNNNNNNNNNNNNNNNNNNNNNNNNNNNNNNNNNNNNNNNNNNNNNNNNNNNNNNNNNNNNNNNNNNNNNNNNNNNNNNNNNNNNNNNNNNNNNNNNNNNNNNNNNNNNNNNNNNNNNNNNNNNNNNNNNNNNNNNNNNNNNNNNNNNNNNNNNNNNNNNNNNNNNNNNNNNNNNNNNNNNNNNNNNNNNNNNNNNNNNNNNNNNNNNNNNNNNNNNNNNNNNNNNNNNNNNNNNNNNNNNNNNNNNNNNNNNNNNNNNNNNNNNNNNNNNNNNNNNNNNNNNNNNNNNNNNNNNNNNNNNNNNNNNNNNNNNNNNNNNNNNNNNNNNNNNNNNNNNNNNNNNNNNNNNNNNNNNNNNNNNNNNNNNNNNNNNNNNNNNNNNNNNNNNNNNNNNNNNNNNNNNNNNNNNNNNNNNNNNNNNNNNNNNNNNNNNNNNNNNNNNNNNNNNNNNNNNNNNNNNNNNNNNNNNNNNNNNNNNNNNNNNNNNNNNNNNNNNNNNNNNNNNNNNNNNNNNNNNNNNNNNNNNNNNNNNTTGTCATTATTTTGGGAcgggaaaaataataaattttgaatttattataacaataaactatactctctctctctatatatatatatatattctattttaaaacttttcaaatgttgctaaacaataaaatagtaagaaaacaATTCAATGtattaaaacatatattacatttaatattaaagtttattcttcaataacattaaatgcaaaatttattatttaaaaaattttaaatgtaatatttattataatagtaaatactattcaaataataaatgcaACATTTATTATAACAATAAGTATTGTATTTcatgttatttaatatatttctatttttctattataaaatttgtcaaCTAATGatgataaataacaaaattaataaaacaataatttaatataatattaaaatatagataaatgtTAATCAGTGTCTTTAAtacgtaaatttatttttattgaaatacatAAAATTGCATTTCCCATAAATTTTTTGTGCTTCTATATGATTTAcacattaaagtttttttttttattttaattctttaaccagTGACATTTAACAAGatccttaaaatatatataacatctattaataaaatttattcttcaaaaacattaaatgaaacatttattattttaataaaattaattattattgaaataataaattctgcatttattataacaataaaggctgtatttaattttattcaagtaATAAATGGAGTATTTAATGTTATTGaagttttttataataaatgtaatatatgctttaatacataattttttaatacttatattatatatatacacacattaatgtatgtattaaattttaggtttaaatataattttagtttcgtatttaaaaaatatatgtataattttcgtcaagtctttaattttgtctatttttatttttttttatttttttacattttatttttttacattattttttatggtaaattaaatgaatatgttaagcttaattatataaaaataaaagaaaaaatataataaaaattaagaattagactaaaattatgatatttttaagataaaagattaaatatttatattttaaaattttaaaataaaagaactaaaattattgattttgaaaaaaataagaaaaccaaaattataacttgtgttgtaattatttttaattttttaaaatgtatcacACTTAATGAATATTATagctaaaatattattattaaaattttctgtTCAAATGCATTAAATACAGTATTTATTAAAACGTTACTATAATGTAATGTCAGTTAGCTTGTAGATTGAAATGACAGATAAAATaggtaaaattatgtttttcatcACTTATCCTATTTTCaatattcattttgttttttcatcttaaaaaaacattttatgttcattatcttttaaatttgggtTATATTAGTTCCTTTGAAATGtttattgtttcaattttatatataatacaatttcaaacttttttagtgatttaaGACATAAAAATTGTCTTATTAAACTCACATACATGAAATCTATAAAACTCAActaatatttggaaaaaaaaatgtaaacattGATAAAGTGAATCCAACAAATaactaaaagattaaaaaatttagtataatttttttatcactttttatatgatttttactatgataataatcattttttatttgcacGAGTTGGGTCTCAAAGTTTTCATTTAACTGGATTTAATTACACAAAGAAATGTTTAAAATCGgattccaaaattaaaaatgatcaatATTTTAGAAGGACCAATTTGatccaaatttaaaagataaacaactaaaattaatttgttgaaagatgaagaattaaaataattattaaaaaaaatttaagaaaaccaaaagtataatttagtcaaatatataattcaagaatttttttaataaatactgATCAAGACTAACTTGACATACTTCAAAAAAGTATAACTTAACAAATAACAACACCTCTCAATTTCGAGAATCGATATCACTATTGAGTATTTACTCAAACTAAAAGTCAACATGAACCTTCAttggtaaaaattaaaatagtaaaatggaccaacatatttttaaatttttaattgtacaGACTTTGACCCCCTAAAAATGCAGCCCAGCCTAAATGCTTTTTCGGCCCAACAAGCCTATTCGTAAAATGAATCGAAATTGACATTTACTACAAATATTAGAATgatgctgtaaaaaaaaaagataatgattAATAATACTACTTTAAGCTCGgccttctcttttttctttttcttttttccttttcttctttatacTTCACGGCCCTAAAGTTTTGTCCTCACGCAACTGTAGTTGTAAATACGACATAAATAAGTTAAATCATTAGTAAATTATTCTCTTcaccattttttttgtaaattattcaaactcatttatttgatcaaattattttactttattttgaaaaaaaaataaggtcaGAGTCTTCGGgtttaattatacaaataaaatgaattaagtttaaGTTATATAAAGTTGactttaaatatttgtaaataatttatgtttttgtgcACCAGTGTAAAATGGTAAAATTGTTAATGTTATCTAAGAAAACAGATatcagtaaattttaattttatttttaaagttatcattatataacttttaatgttaaaatatttttatttttacgttTATTTCATCTTTTAGTATGTAAATTTTCTATTGAACAATACCttggtaaaaatttaaaaaaattcaaaatcaaaagtgTTAATCCAAGAACAATTTATATCTTTATTGttatcaaaatattgaataacttGAATCATCCAAATATAACATATTGAACAGTCCTTATCTAAGAACATATAGTCTTACCTTGAAAGAGATTATCAATGGCTAGAAAATGAAGGTGGTGTGACATTGTTCCTATGGTTCCCCACTCTTTAGCTATGGGGCGTGGCGACTTTGACTAAACAACGAAGGATAAACTTTTAAGAAATCTTgggtaactttttttattaggatAAATCTCGAAAATTAaacccaataaaaaaaatttaagaaacttCAAAACATTTTAATCATAAAACCCCATTCCAAGGTCCAATACCTTTTTCcataatattatttgaatttgtagCATTAAATCATAGATTACATTAAATAGactataaaacaatttgaaaataaattgagGTCTAAATTGCACAAGCACAGGGGAAACAAGATGAATTTTCACACCATTATAGTAGGGAGGTATTATTTTTCCATCATAAATTGAGGTCTAAATTCCAAGGTCCAATACcttttttcataatattattttaaaattaactcaCATTTTTAACATGAATTTTCACACCATTATAGTAGGGAGGTATGAGCATTACCTATTTAGGTGGTTGCAGACACTTAAATAATGATGACAACCAAGACATAGAGGCAAGTGAGATATCTGTTACGTACAATGCttgttaattttacaaaaaaaaacaaaagttggtGAGTAAAAGTTGAAATTAACCAACTATTGTGTCTTtatttctctttgatttaaatttgtattaaaaaaaaccaaGGATGATGAgaaaagtttgaattttgaaaagaaaatagaaggaaaaaaataataatttggaagtaaactttttttctctctctttttttttttttacattttcactttaatcaaacaaaaaaatattgttcatgttttctttcttatctatttttttctcccATCTAAACATACCATTCTAAGTGATATTTATATATAGGTAAATAATGATAGAACAAACAGTTGAGTTTTACACTTGCACAATGCATATTCCTGGATGCATAATAGGTTATTGAGTAATTTAACCAGcacatttatcatattttatcttttctttaacttaaattatattctttttattaatgTACTTTTTTCACGTATTTTTTGTATACTTCTTTATCTGCTTTATCATATTGTTTCTCTGATTGACCAAATGTATTTATTTGACATAAAaagtatcataattaatttgttatattaaaTTATCCAATAACTCCTTAGATTTTGAAAACATTTACCGGACTTAGAAATTTATAAATgaggaatattttttataaattacatcgaattcaaatttcattatcatcattgataccaattcaaaatttcattagATTGAcggatttttaatttatttgaaaaaagtggcatattcttaataaaaattacatatttaaggTTAAATAAGTGTCGTGTATGAccacttaattttaaaaaataagtaacaaAGATGTGAAATTCTTTTACATTTATTCGAATCTTAGCAATAAAATTCTcaaattacttaaattaatttttattaatctttcaaTTATGCAAGaggaaaaatatttacataCATTATCAAAGTGACATGCTCTAGcaattgtaattaaatatgtGGTACTCGATACCCAAATACTCGCGTGAATCTCAATTCACACAAAATTTATCTCAACCGTTCATTATAACCTAATCCAACGACACACATAGTCGATCCGTGTCATTCAATTTGATTGGCCTAGCTTCAACATAATTTACTATATAAATCGAGCAACTCCTTGAACATGGTTCATATCTCTCcttttgtttctctctttgtCATTGAAACTTTTTCACCCCCTTGATACCGCTTCAATTCACCAATGGCAAGTCGAGGAAAAACCCAGGGATCTGGCACAACCAAAAAGGGCATCTCCCGAAGCAACAAAGCTGGTCTCCAATTCCCAGTTGGTCGTATTGCTCGATACCTCAAGATTGGCAAGTATGCTGACCGTATCGGTTCTGGCGCTCCCGTGTATCTCGCCTCTGTTCTTGAATATCTTGCTGCTGAGGCAATTTTTCTTAATCgcctttgatttttgttttcgtGTGTTGTCATTGGATTTAGGGTTTATAAATTAGGGCTTATTTTCCTAAAGTTTAGTGGATGGTTTTGGTTTAATGATCAACCTTGaataattgaaatgataaatttactttaatcaatattaattacttttttgaaAGGTTTATATCACACTTGGTGTGTTCAGGTTTTGGAGTTAGCGGGGAATGCCGCAATGGACAACAAGAAGACTCGTATTATGCCTCGCCATATCCAATTGGCTGTTAGGAATGATGAAGAGTTGAGCAGGCTTCTCGGAGATGTGACTATCGCCAGTGGTGGTGTGACACCTAACATTCACAACATGTTGCTGCCTAAGAAGGTTGGGACCTCGACCTCAACCTTTATGGGTCCTAGTGCCGATGATGACGACGCTTAAATGTTTTCCCCCAAAAGTTTGACCCATGTTTCCCTTCTGTAAAATGGGTCCTTTATTGAATAATACTAAATGTCAAGATTGACATAATATAATAAGAAGTTGGGTTGATGTTGATCTTTTTTCGTATATTATCAAATCTTTAAACGAGATCAATTTAGATTTAGATAATAATTCCatcaaaatttaatgttaaataaaaacaaagacaaaCTTATTCTAATTTTTCACATGGACAATTGTATTTTCATGGATACAAAatccaatttaaaataaaaacaaaatttatataaagtttcctagatacatttgttattgttcaaaatcataattaaagttTCATATGGGCCATCCGATTGTGAAAGGTTTCAAGTATATTTCAACGTATATACATTTTTAAGACCAAacacattcttattttttaccttAAATTAGTTTGATGTccgatttgatttgattttgattagctagaaaaaaaaacctagCTAGAACCAAAGTCTAACATATTCTTTTAACCTTAAATTGGGATGATGATCCATGACGCTCCTCATAGTTTTTAATCCAATAAACACATGAGATCTAAACCGTCCATAATCAATGCAATCCAACGACAACCATCATCGATCCGTGTCATTCACTCTCATTGGCCCAATTTCCTCGCATCACACTATATAAACCTCTTGTCGTATCCAAATATAATCtcttctcatatttttttcgtttattagaatgttggttttgttaacaGGGAGGTTTGAacccataactttttttttttccttctcccttAACCATTCAACCCACCTTATATCTCCACCTCCATAAGTCCCCATACTCTTACCAAATTTTCAATACTTTCATTAGATGtgtattaaaaaggttaaattGATTAGCATGTCCCCATGCTTTACCAAATTTTCACTTAgatcttgaacttttttttttcttttaattgagttcctaaatttttatatttttttaattgggtcCATATATCTAATTGttgttatgaaaaattaattgtaatcaCCTAATTAGTGGTGCAAATAGTGGATGATGCTTCTAGAATATGTTCTAAGCACAATTGAGTCAATTGtgagatttttttcttcaaaatttcaaCCTTTTGGGTAGCAAGACAATTGTGAGAGAATATTTGGGTTAAATTGACATGCCGaggttaaaattttataaaaacatctCACAATTGACTCCATAAACATCCGTTTGTCTACACCTTTAATTACGTTTCtgcaattaatttttcatactACGAGATTCAATTAAAAACTTGATAAAAGTATGAGGACTCACAAGATAATTATACCTATTGAATACTCATTATCTATTAAATGACTTAGtgtggcaaaaaaaaaacatattggtaattgatgtaatttattaaataaatgataaatacaataattatgaataaaatattcaaagtgCCCGTTATTTGAGTAGAAAAATTGCAccaactttttatataaaaggattgtattttaaataagaaaatattacatttttaatctctatattcgatgttgttatttaaaaaaataaaaaaatcataaatataataaatgaatgtgcatattcaaacaattttaattgttaaaatattattttattttggccatacttgttttcaaaattaaaattaaaaatagtttgaataaaatattcaatttattgtattatatattctcgattagaaaattaaatttaaaagatattaataaatatttaataactgCTACCAAACGTGTGGATTACCTGgtctaaaattgttttaatttaattaaatgtttttagttGAAGTCTTAAGTATATAACtacattaaatacttaaaaaaaaaaaaattaccgtTTATAGTGATCCTACCcaacttaaataattttatctccaTATACCTGTGGTCTAGACTCTAGATCAAAGATAATTGATAACTAATAAGTGGTtgcattaattcaaataaaaaatttaatataagttattttatcaattattattttccattataaaacatatagtttagtcatttatattaatgtattattttttgttttattctatATGTAAACTTGTTATTGTTAATGaacattgttttattttattaaaatttaaatcaaagtattatgatatatttgaGTTGGACTTTTATGTGTATcttgaatgtttttttaagaaaatgtgtACCTTGAAtgttaaaaacatataaatgatgctttatttttgttttagtgttatatacttatgatattctatttatttaatattattttatgtattatttattcattcaaaaaaaataaaatacacctTTTAATCAAATAACAAACATGATCTAAATCATCACAATCGAACAATAGCCACCATCGATTCATGTCATTCACGCTCATTGGCCCAATTTCCACTATAAAATATTACTTCACTTAATTCAAATCCATCTTTTAATCCAATCACAATAGGATTTAAATCATTCATAATTAACACAATCCAAAGGCACTCACCATCGATCCGCGTCATTTACACTCATTAACACAATTTCCACGCATTCCACTATATAAACCTTGCAACTATTAAGTCTCTGAATATATTTTCTTCTCACATTTTCTTAGTCATCAAAACTCTTGCTATTTTACACTTCTATCACAAGTCATAGTTCATCATGATAAGTCACGAACAAAACTCTATAATTGAGTGTCACCAAAAAAGATTATCTTGTCATCGAGGTAAGTTCTtcaatcaattctcattttttttgtttgtgttgttaAATCTAcagttttgtaatttaattaggCTCTTTGATAGGATAATAtagtctttatatatatataatttcgtATCTCTATTATTCTTAATTGTTAAACCAAATAAGCTCTCAAGAAAATTAAGTATTATTTCTTCACAATTtgacttttatttctttcaaactaAACAACCCCAAAATCTatcatatttcttcttttttaatttcttttccaattttctctttttattttcatcgaTCCCATTTCTCTACTTTATACCAAATAAAGTgtaaaggaggaaaaaaaagaagaatcacatACAAGAGTTAAAGCAAATATTTATAGCTTGAGAGATGAATGGTAGTAAAATGAGACTTTACTAAACACGGTTACAATAACAGTAAAGGGTAGgcaaaaattataagattacTTTCGGTGATTAATATCTCCTTCTAATCCAATCACGTATATGATCTGAGCCGTCCGTATAAACGCAATCCAACGGCAATTACTATCGATCCCCGTCATTCACTCTCATTGGCCGAAATTTCACGCATCCCACTATATAAACCTCGCATCCGCTAAAAGACTTCAAATACATATTCTCTTCTCAAATTTCTCAGTCTCCGGAACTCGTTTCTACCTTCACTTCGCACATCTCGAACCCTCTCTTTCCGGCAACTAGGTTAAAGTTCATCAATGGCAGGTCGTGGCAAAACCCTAGGATCCAGCGCCGCCAAGAAGGCCACCTCAAGGAGCAGCAAAGCCGGCCTCCAATTCCCCGTCGGCCGTATCGCCCGTTTCCTCAAGGCCGGAAAATACGCCGAGCGCGTCGGCGCCGGTGCTCCCGTTTACCTCGCCGCTGTCCTCGAATATCTCGCAGCCGAGGTAATTGCCGGAATTTTGAACCTGATTTTGAAATGATCTCACTATGTGATTAGATCTTGGGTTTGGAATTTCAATTGGTTTAATTTCCCCTAATACTTGTCTGTTTTTTGAGCGATTGAATGATTGGAATGTGGTGTTTTTTATTTCGTAGGTTTTGGAGTTGGCTGGAAACGCTGCGAGAGACAATAAGAAGACTCGAATTGTGCCGCGCCACATTCAATTGGCGGTGAGGAACGACGAAGAATTGAGCAAGCTTCTTGGTGACGTCACCATCGCTAACGGTGGCGTTATGCCCAACATTCACAATCTTCTCCTTCCCAAGAAGGCCGGTGGCTCATCCAAGGGCGCTGCTGCTGACGATGACTCTTAAATAGGGATTcgcttttcttgatttttttattatcaaatttagaTTATCTTTTGGCCTCTCTGTTTTGtagtttcttttttagttttgataATTATGCTCTGTAGTTGTAGTTAGGTTTTCATTACTGATGTGAATAGAGAATGCTCTTGTTCTTCAAGAAAGATTGTTGAAAAtttgaatcattttaatttgtaatttttcagtCTCGATCTAGCACTTGATTCCTGGTTGTAATCTATAATATTCGAATTCAAActgttttaaatttgtttccCATTGTTGATTTGGCTTTGATCAATTTTGTGGTGTCGTTTTTGGTTTTGCAAGCTCACTGGTgtctttttgtttcatcttgGAATGGAACGTTGATGTGGTGTTTGAAATCTTGGATTTGTAACGCAAAAACATTCAGttggttttgtttttgaaaatgtGACATAATTGCCTTGCCTATAGTTGTGTCTTTGTGTTTCAAAGACCAAAATATAAAGGAGGGTTTAATGaggtatatttttgttttggattAAATAGTTCCATTTTTTTGAGTTTTACTTAAGGGATGGTTACGTTCATTAGGAGGTGTAGTTTGGGATATAgttatttagtattttaaatGCTCCATTGGTGATGTAAGAACAAGTTATGATTTGGAGATTGTTCATACTAACCCAATACATAACTTGCCCCGTATTTACTACCCAGTACTCAACATGAGTTGCCTTAATTAATTATCGATCAATTTTAGCTAACAAATACATTGTTTGTTGCTTGAGCAAAATAAGCTTGTCAAGGAAAATCTTGAGTTTTGAAGCCTGTATTGAGTAGTCAAtttatttgtctattttttgGTACTCATGGCATTGatgtgatattattttttattgaagaacttgtttaagaaaattgaaattaatatcttGTTTGTAACTCATTTATCTATTGGAATTTAATTCTTTGCATTAAAAAGGATTGTAATTGAtcgaaaattttatttaaacaaatgAGGCAATATATATACTTGCGAATCAGTTTAGTTTTCTATGGGGTCAACTTCAAATTGGTTTACTATCATCATCTTTCAATTACTTTCGTTATAATGTAAACGAGtcgaatcaaataatttttttatggctTTTGTCATCTCTTCAAAGTTCAAAGTATTTTACCATAAAAAAGTTCAAAGAATTTCTATACGTAGAAAAAATGTACCAACCAGTCACatctttattcttctttttcgtCATTTGTGAAACTTAAATTTTTCTGAATTCAGTTTTAGACTCAGTTCTTTGGTGTCTCacaattaacatttttcttcttcttttaagctAGGAGTCTAATCCTAATGGCCCGAcaattatatatgaatataatatCAATTGCTCTGGTTAATTTAGCTACAATCAAATCCGTACGTATGCCATTTTTAGTTTGACAAATATCATAGATTAATTTTAACcacagaaacaaaaaaatacctcgCCACTTCAACCATTCTAGCTCTAATAATCCCCTACAAAAGGAAGGTTGATAAAACCAAGACTCAACATTTACATGATAAATGAGTAATAAGATAATTTTCCCTTCAAAATTAGACAAGTACAAGCAAGTTGTGACTCTAATATAACAATGCTATACAAGGACATGGCCAAAGGAAAAGCAATAGTTTACAAGTACCACTTTCAAAACTTAAACCTATTTAAGGACTCTCATCATCAGAACTAAAGTCATCCATCCTTGTATTTGCCACTACTGCTGTAAACATTCTCTGACGGATATCAGAAGGAAGAGGATGATTTTCTGAGGAAGACGACTTTCTAGAATGATTAGAAGCTTCTCTCTTCACATTTTTCACTACCGGCTTCTTTGGTGCATTCTTAATCTCCTTGCACTCCTTATCCAACATTACCAAGAAATCACGTACTATCATAAACAATCTCAACCCTTCATCCTTCCCTGAGTCCCCATGAAAGTAATCACCAGTGTTCTTCACTAGGGCCATGATTTGCTTCTCTTCTTCTAGCAAACTCGTGACATCAACCTCAGCTTTCTCCACAAAACTCTTCACTGTCTCATGAAAGCCTTTGTCATCATCTATGTCACTTAGGTCTTTGTTTACAAAATCTCTTGTTTTTATGAGTCCATGGCCTAGTCTAGAGGTTGTTCCTATCAATGCATCAGCATCTAACGCTGCTGCTTTCTTCACATTCTCGAGTTCACTGCTCAAACGTGAAACCACTTGAAGGCCAAGTTCGCGGTATTGGTCTTCTGATTCAAAAGAAATGTCTTCAAGAAGATCATCTGTTTTTATGCTAGAGAAACTATGG of the Glycine max cultivar Williams 82 chromosome 13, Glycine_max_v4.0, whole genome shotgun sequence genome contains:
- the LOC100782447 gene encoding probable histone H2A.1; this encodes MASRGKTQGSGTTKKGISRSNKAGLQFPVGRIARYLKIGKYADRIGSGAPVYLASVLEYLAAEVLELAGNAAMDNKKTRIMPRHIQLAVRNDEELSRLLGDVTIASGGVTPNIHNMLLPKKVGTSTSTFMGPSADDDDA
- the LOC100500068 gene encoding Probable histone H2A.3-like, yielding MAGRGKTLGSSAAKKATSRSSKAGLQFPVGRIARFLKAGKYAERVGAGAPVYLAAVLEYLAAEVLELAGNAARDNKKTRIVPRHIQLAVRNDEELSKLLGDVTIANGGVMPNIHNLLLPKKAGGSSKGAAADDDS